From a region of the Mycolicibacterium sp. MU0050 genome:
- a CDS encoding glycosyltransferase family 4 protein: protein MSALPVRSVLMLCWRDTGHPQGGGSEAYLQRIGAQLAAEGVAVTLRTARYPGAPRRGTVDGVQISRGGGAYSVYIWAGLAMVAARLGLGPLRHARPDVVIDTQNGVPFLARLAYGRRAVVLVHHCHREQWPVAGRWTGRFGWFVESRLSPWLHRRNQYVTVSLPSMRDLTELGVDPQRIAVVRNGLDDAPAASLAAPRSAVPRVAVLSRLVPHKQIEDALDAVAALRPRIPDLHLDVVGDGWWRRRLIDHAQALGISDAVTFHGHVDDVTKHLVVQRAWVHVLPSRKEGWGLAVLEAAQHAVPTVGYRSSGGLNDSIVDGVTGILVDDSTELIQRLDELLSDPVLREELGRKAQARTAEFSWRQSAVGMHAVLAAVQAGRRVSGVL, encoded by the coding sequence ATGTCCGCGTTGCCCGTTCGCTCAGTGCTGATGTTGTGCTGGCGCGACACCGGCCACCCGCAAGGCGGCGGCAGCGAGGCCTACCTGCAACGCATCGGCGCGCAGCTGGCCGCCGAGGGCGTCGCGGTGACGCTGCGCACGGCCCGGTACCCCGGCGCCCCGCGTCGCGGCACCGTCGACGGCGTGCAGATCAGCCGCGGGGGCGGCGCGTATTCGGTATACATCTGGGCCGGGCTGGCCATGGTGGCCGCGCGGCTGGGCCTGGGTCCGCTGCGCCATGCCCGTCCGGACGTGGTGATCGACACCCAGAACGGGGTGCCGTTCCTGGCGCGGCTGGCCTACGGGCGCCGCGCGGTGGTGCTGGTGCACCACTGCCACCGCGAGCAGTGGCCGGTGGCCGGCCGCTGGACCGGACGGTTCGGCTGGTTCGTCGAATCCAGGCTCTCGCCGTGGCTGCACCGGCGTAACCAATACGTCACGGTGTCGCTGCCCTCGATGCGGGACCTCACCGAACTCGGTGTCGACCCGCAGCGCATCGCAGTCGTGCGCAACGGTCTCGACGACGCGCCCGCGGCCTCGCTGGCTGCCCCGCGCTCGGCGGTGCCGCGGGTCGCGGTGCTGTCGCGGCTGGTACCGCACAAACAGATCGAGGACGCACTCGACGCGGTCGCGGCGCTGCGACCCCGCATCCCGGATCTGCATCTCGACGTCGTCGGCGACGGCTGGTGGCGCCGCCGCCTGATCGATCACGCTCAGGCCCTGGGGATCTCGGATGCGGTGACCTTCCACGGGCACGTCGACGACGTCACGAAACACCTGGTGGTGCAACGCGCCTGGGTGCACGTGCTGCCCTCGCGCAAGGAAGGCTGGGGGCTGGCGGTGCTGGAGGCCGCCCAGCACGCGGTGCCCACCGTCGGCTACCGGTCCTCCGGCGGGCTCAACGACTCGATCGTCGACGGCGTCACCGGGATCCTGGTCGACGACAGCACCGAACTGATCCAGCGGCTCGACGAGTTGCTCAGCGACCCGGTGCTGCGCGAGGAACTGGGCCGCAAGGCCCAAGCCCGCACCGCCGAATTCTCCTGGCGGCAGAGCGCGGTCGGCATGCACGCCGTGCTGGCGGCGGTTCAGGCCGGCCGACGGGTCAGCGGCGTCCTCTGA
- a CDS encoding class I SAM-dependent methyltransferase, which yields MAITDLFARHASLARSVRLLSEFRFEQSDPARFYGALAADTATMVTRLWEATGQSAAGRTVLDVGGGPGYFADAFAARAMAYIGVEPDPREMHAGPAAQRGDGTFVRASGMALPFADESVDICLSSNVAEHVPEPWLLGREMLRVTRPGGLAILSYTVWLGPFGGHEMGMTHYLGGARAAARYTRKHGHPPKNYYGSSLFAVSAADGLEWARSTGALVAAFPRYHPRWAWWMTAVPVLREFLVSNLVLVLRPPESAD from the coding sequence GTGGCCATCACCGACCTGTTCGCGCGGCACGCATCGCTGGCCCGCTCGGTGCGGCTGCTCTCGGAGTTCCGGTTCGAGCAGTCCGACCCGGCCCGGTTCTACGGTGCGCTGGCCGCCGACACCGCGACCATGGTGACGCGGCTGTGGGAGGCGACCGGGCAGTCGGCGGCCGGGCGGACCGTGCTCGACGTCGGGGGCGGCCCGGGTTATTTCGCCGACGCATTCGCCGCACGGGCCATGGCCTACATCGGCGTGGAACCCGACCCCCGGGAGATGCATGCGGGGCCGGCGGCGCAGCGCGGCGACGGCACCTTCGTGCGGGCCTCCGGCATGGCGCTGCCGTTCGCCGACGAAAGCGTCGACATCTGCCTGTCGTCGAATGTCGCCGAGCACGTGCCGGAACCGTGGCTGCTGGGCCGGGAGATGTTGCGCGTGACCCGGCCCGGCGGGCTGGCGATCCTGTCCTACACCGTCTGGCTCGGCCCATTCGGCGGTCACGAGATGGGGATGACGCACTATCTGGGCGGCGCCCGGGCCGCGGCCCGGTACACCCGCAAACACGGGCATCCGCCGAAGAATTACTACGGGTCGTCGCTGTTCGCGGTCTCGGCGGCGGACGGGCTGGAATGGGCGCGCAGCACCGGCGCGCTGGTGGCCGCTTTCCCGCGCTACCACCCGCGATGGGCGTGGTGGATGACGGCGGTGCCGGTGCTTCGGGAGTTTCTGGTGAGCAACCTGGTTCTGGTGCTCCGACCACCGGAAAGTGCGGACTGA
- a CDS encoding aldehyde dehydrogenase gives MTQTSASAIKTDYDKLFIGGQWVDPSSSEVIEVFSPATGEKVGQVPLATKADVDAAFAAARKAFDEGPWPRKSPKEREAVLAKAVELIEARADEFKHLLKLETGQPQTIVDMMQYGAAMSTLQFYASAADKFTWKDIRDGAYGQTLVLKEPIGVVGAVVAWNVPFFLAANKLGPALLAGCTIVLKPAAETPLTTNLMAEVFAEAGLPEGVLSVVPGGPETGRALTDNPEIDKFTFTGSSAVGKEIGKIAAERLKPCTLELGGKSAAIILEDADLDSTLPMLIFSGLMNTGQACVGQTRILAPRSRYDEVVEKVGNAVAAMPVGVPDDPSAAVGPLISEKQRERVEGYIKKGVEEGARLVTGGGRPEGLDGGWFVQPTVFADVDNSMTIAQEEIFGPVLAVIPYEDEADAVRIANDSVYGLAGSVYTTDNKKALEIASQIRTGTYGVNMYAFDPGAPFGGYKNSGVGRECGPEGIAGYCESKSVLLPFGYTPED, from the coding sequence ATGACACAGACTTCGGCTTCTGCCATCAAGACCGATTACGACAAGCTGTTCATCGGCGGCCAGTGGGTCGACCCGTCGTCCTCGGAGGTCATCGAGGTCTTCTCGCCGGCCACCGGCGAGAAGGTCGGTCAGGTGCCGCTGGCCACCAAGGCCGATGTCGACGCGGCCTTCGCCGCGGCCCGCAAGGCCTTCGACGAAGGCCCGTGGCCGCGCAAGTCCCCCAAGGAGCGGGAGGCGGTGCTGGCCAAGGCGGTCGAGCTGATCGAGGCCCGCGCCGACGAGTTCAAGCACCTGCTCAAGCTGGAGACCGGGCAGCCGCAGACCATCGTCGACATGATGCAGTACGGCGCCGCGATGTCGACGCTGCAGTTCTACGCCTCGGCGGCGGACAAGTTCACCTGGAAGGACATCCGCGACGGGGCCTACGGGCAGACCCTGGTGCTCAAGGAGCCCATCGGCGTGGTGGGTGCCGTGGTGGCCTGGAACGTTCCGTTCTTCCTGGCGGCCAACAAGCTCGGTCCGGCGTTGCTCGCGGGGTGCACCATCGTGCTCAAGCCCGCCGCCGAGACCCCGCTGACCACCAATCTGATGGCCGAGGTCTTCGCCGAGGCCGGGCTGCCCGAGGGCGTGCTGTCGGTGGTCCCCGGCGGCCCCGAGACGGGCCGGGCGCTGACCGACAACCCCGAGATCGACAAGTTCACCTTCACCGGGTCGAGCGCGGTCGGCAAGGAGATCGGCAAGATCGCCGCCGAGCGGCTCAAGCCCTGCACGCTGGAGTTGGGCGGCAAGTCCGCGGCGATCATCCTGGAGGACGCCGACCTGGATTCCACGCTGCCGATGCTGATTTTCTCCGGCCTGATGAACACCGGGCAGGCCTGCGTCGGCCAGACCCGCATCCTGGCGCCGCGGTCGCGCTACGACGAGGTCGTCGAGAAGGTGGGCAACGCCGTCGCCGCCATGCCGGTCGGGGTGCCGGACGACCCGAGTGCGGCCGTGGGCCCGCTGATCAGCGAGAAGCAGCGCGAGCGGGTCGAGGGCTACATCAAGAAGGGCGTCGAGGAGGGCGCCCGCCTGGTGACCGGCGGCGGCCGTCCCGAGGGCCTCGACGGCGGCTGGTTCGTCCAGCCCACGGTGTTCGCCGACGTCGACAACTCGATGACCATCGCGCAGGAGGAGATCTTCGGCCCCGTCCTGGCGGTGATCCCCTACGAGGACGAGGCCGACGCGGTGCGCATCGCCAACGACTCGGTGTACGGGCTGGCGGGTTCGGTGTACACCACCGACAACAAGAAGGCGCTCGAGATCGCGTCGCAGATCCGCACCGGCACCTACGGCGTCAACATGTACGCCTTCGATCCGGGTGCCCCGTTCGGTGGCTACAAGAACTCCGGCGTGGGCCGTGAGTGCGGGCCGGAGGGCATCGCGGGGTACTGCGAGTCCAAGAGCGTCCTGCTGCCCTTCGGGTACACCCCGGAGGACTGA
- a CDS encoding thiolase family protein: MTANSKAAIIAAARSALGTARKGTLANMQPIEVAKPIVAAAVERSGLGAKDFDDLVLAESLQGGGDSARYIAVDLGFEDLPGAAVNRQCASGLTAIAFGAGQIAAGMSNAILAGGMESMSNMPQFLKRKAFTTGKEAGDFERWAPMANPIDSPDAPPYDMSITVAHNCAVEYGLTREDQDAWALRSHQRAVKAIDAGSFVDEIVPIEVPQQDGSTVTFSVDEHPRRNSSLETLAGLKVLHPEIEGFSVTAGNSSGTNDGAAVVALAAPNTSQDVLANILSWSQVGVPPKRTGSGPIYAIPKALELAGLKISDVALFEINEAFAAQAVACTRQLGLDEDKVNVYGSGISLGHPIAATGARMVTSAIYELRRRGGGIGVLSMCAGGGMGSAMVIEVA, from the coding sequence ATGACCGCAAACAGCAAGGCCGCCATCATCGCGGCCGCCCGCAGCGCCCTCGGCACCGCGCGCAAGGGCACCCTGGCCAACATGCAACCCATCGAGGTGGCCAAGCCCATCGTGGCCGCCGCAGTCGAACGGTCCGGCCTGGGCGCCAAGGACTTCGACGACCTGGTGCTCGCCGAGAGCCTGCAGGGCGGCGGCGACAGCGCCCGTTACATCGCGGTGGACCTCGGCTTCGAGGACCTCCCCGGCGCCGCGGTCAACCGCCAATGCGCCTCGGGCCTGACCGCCATCGCCTTCGGCGCGGGTCAGATCGCCGCCGGGATGAGCAACGCGATCCTGGCCGGTGGCATGGAGTCGATGTCGAACATGCCGCAGTTCCTCAAGCGCAAGGCGTTCACCACCGGCAAGGAGGCCGGCGACTTCGAGCGGTGGGCGCCGATGGCCAACCCCATCGACTCCCCCGATGCCCCGCCCTACGACATGTCGATCACCGTCGCGCACAACTGCGCCGTCGAGTACGGCCTGACCCGCGAGGACCAGGACGCCTGGGCGCTGCGCAGCCACCAGCGGGCCGTCAAGGCCATCGACGCCGGCTCGTTCGTCGACGAGATCGTGCCCATCGAGGTGCCGCAACAGGACGGTTCCACCGTCACCTTCTCGGTCGACGAGCACCCGCGGCGCAATTCGTCGCTGGAGACCCTGGCGGGCCTGAAGGTCCTGCACCCCGAGATCGAGGGCTTCAGCGTGACGGCCGGAAACTCGTCCGGCACCAACGACGGTGCGGCCGTCGTGGCGCTGGCCGCACCGAACACCTCGCAGGACGTGCTGGCCAACATCCTGTCGTGGTCGCAGGTCGGCGTGCCGCCCAAGCGCACCGGCAGCGGACCCATCTACGCCATCCCGAAGGCGCTGGAACTGGCCGGACTGAAGATCTCCGACGTCGCCCTGTTCGAGATCAACGAGGCGTTCGCCGCCCAGGCCGTGGCGTGCACCCGCCAACTCGGGCTCGACGAGGACAAGGTCAACGTCTACGGCTCGGGCATCAGCCTGGGTCACCCGATCGCGGCCACCGGTGCCCGCATGGTCACCTCGGCCATCTACGAGCTGCGTCGCCGCGGCGGCGGCATCGGCGTGCTGTCGATGTGCGCCGGCGGCGGCATGGGCTCGGCGATGGTGATCGAGGTCGCCTAG
- a CDS encoding fatty acid--CoA ligase family protein, with product MSISLLLEMALSGDPERVAVVSEGTRLTTQELSDLADGGAGVIAGTGAEHVVYVGTGGALLPLLLFSSARAAKAFTPINYRLSAEGIQALIARLPKPLVVVDERYRDMVGDAGATVMESAEFVTAAKSAEAVAEFADPDDVGVVLFTSGTTSAPKAVELSHNNLTSYITGTVEFGAAEPDDAALICVPPYHIAGVSAALSNLYAGRKMVYLPNFDATEWVRLVGEEGVTSATVVPTMLDRIVTVLESGDHPLPTLRTLAYGGSKVGLPLVRKALGLLPHVGFVNAYGLTETSSTIAVLTPEDHREAHGNSDEAVAKRLGSVGQPVPGIEVQIRAEDGTVLGPGEPGELFVRGEQVSGKYTGIGSVLDEQGWFPTKDIATLDEGGYLFITGRSDDTIIRGGENIAPAELEDVLVEHPDVHEVAVVGVEDPQWGQAIVAVVVPAAGTDPDPEELRAYVRKQLRGSRTPDRVVFREELPTNATGKLLRREIVASLNDTATQTQG from the coding sequence ATGAGTATCTCGCTGCTGCTGGAGATGGCGCTCTCCGGAGATCCGGAGCGCGTGGCCGTGGTTTCCGAGGGCACCCGGCTGACCACGCAGGAACTCTCCGATCTCGCCGACGGCGGTGCGGGCGTCATCGCCGGCACCGGCGCCGAACACGTGGTGTACGTCGGTACCGGTGGGGCACTGCTGCCGCTGCTGCTGTTCTCCTCGGCACGCGCGGCGAAGGCGTTCACCCCGATCAACTACCGGCTCTCGGCCGAGGGCATCCAGGCGCTCATCGCGCGGCTGCCCAAGCCGCTGGTGGTCGTCGACGAGCGTTACCGCGACATGGTCGGTGACGCCGGCGCGACGGTCATGGAGTCCGCCGAGTTCGTGACGGCCGCCAAGTCCGCGGAGGCGGTCGCCGAGTTCGCCGACCCCGACGACGTGGGCGTGGTGCTGTTCACCTCCGGCACCACCTCCGCACCCAAGGCCGTCGAGCTCTCGCACAACAACCTGACGTCCTACATCACCGGGACCGTCGAGTTCGGCGCCGCCGAACCGGACGACGCCGCGCTGATCTGCGTGCCGCCCTACCACATCGCCGGTGTCTCGGCGGCGCTGTCGAACCTCTACGCCGGCCGAAAAATGGTGTACCTGCCCAACTTCGACGCCACCGAGTGGGTGCGTCTGGTCGGCGAGGAGGGCGTGACGTCGGCGACGGTGGTGCCCACCATGCTGGACCGGATCGTCACCGTGCTCGAGTCTGGCGACCACCCGCTGCCAACCTTGCGCACCCTGGCCTACGGCGGCTCCAAGGTGGGGCTGCCGCTGGTCCGCAAGGCCCTGGGCCTGCTGCCGCATGTCGGGTTCGTCAACGCCTACGGGTTGACCGAAACCTCGTCGACCATCGCGGTGCTGACTCCCGAGGATCACCGCGAGGCGCACGGCAACTCCGACGAGGCCGTCGCCAAGCGGCTGGGCTCGGTGGGACAGCCGGTGCCGGGCATCGAGGTGCAGATCCGCGCCGAGGACGGGACCGTGCTGGGTCCCGGCGAACCCGGTGAGCTGTTCGTGCGCGGGGAGCAGGTCTCCGGCAAGTACACCGGCATCGGCTCGGTGCTCGACGAGCAGGGCTGGTTCCCCACCAAGGACATCGCCACCCTGGACGAGGGCGGCTACCTGTTCATCACCGGCCGCTCCGATGACACCATCATCCGCGGCGGCGAGAACATCGCCCCCGCCGAACTGGAGGACGTGCTGGTCGAGCATCCCGACGTCCACGAGGTTGCCGTGGTCGGGGTGGAGGACCCGCAATGGGGACAGGCGATCGTGGCGGTGGTGGTGCCCGCCGCCGGCACCGATCCCGACCCCGAGGAACTGCGCGCCTACGTGCGCAAGCAGTTGCGCGGATCGCGCACACCGGACCGGGTGGTGTTCCGGGAGGAACTGCCCACCAACGCCACCGGCAAGCTGCTGCGGCGGGAGATCGTCGCAAGCCTCAATGACACCGCAACACAAACACAGGGGTAG
- a CDS encoding dihydrofolate reductase family protein has translation MTTVYYTASSLDGFIVDTDDSLDWLTSRAIDQAGPFGYDDFIAAVGALVMGASTYEWIVRNDPGQWLYTQPAWVLTHRPEIVQAGHPVHTYAGDVVDLHSRLVEAAAGKDVWVIGGGEVAAQFVAAGLVDEMVVSYTPCSLGAGARLLPLRSEWVLVDSGVNGEFLCARWRRAA, from the coding sequence ATGACGACCGTCTACTACACCGCCTCGAGCCTGGACGGGTTCATCGTGGACACCGACGACAGCCTCGATTGGTTGACCTCGCGGGCCATCGACCAGGCCGGCCCGTTCGGTTACGACGACTTCATCGCCGCGGTCGGCGCCCTGGTGATGGGGGCGAGCACCTACGAGTGGATCGTCCGCAACGACCCGGGGCAGTGGCTCTACACCCAGCCGGCCTGGGTGCTGACGCACCGACCCGAGATCGTGCAGGCCGGCCACCCGGTGCACACCTACGCCGGTGACGTCGTCGACCTGCACTCGCGGCTGGTCGAGGCGGCGGCCGGCAAGGACGTCTGGGTGATCGGCGGCGGCGAGGTGGCCGCGCAGTTCGTCGCCGCGGGACTGGTCGACGAGATGGTCGTCAGCTACACCCCGTGCAGCCTGGGAGCGGGGGCGCGGCTGCTGCCGCTGCGGTCGGAATGGGTGCTGGTCGACTCGGGGGTCAACGGGGAATTCCTGTGCGCGCGCTGGCGCCGAGCCGCCTGA
- a CDS encoding helix-turn-helix domain-containing protein: protein MSAEPSSPPPNRDRLRELLDSVVPGDGAAGVEDMARDSYVSEFHFSREVRRLTGEPPAALRRRIMLERAAWRLGRGEGVAAVAADEGWSSPEVFSRAFRRAFGIPPSAMTATGRGFRLPAPNGLHFHPPQSLWIDGEAGEQQTAGVTRLMLAHDVADTDYLLDRAAELTEEQWVQQLSPEQVVLEWDGPEPSIAAVLGAIVWAKEVWLASIEGRDFPPRTPTDPMVSEPRALAAHHGVVSARWSAMVVEVTEQGRLADTVIDALCDPPESFQLFGIVAHVLTYSAHRRELARSMFARLGMSTKRGDPLDWMRGTD from the coding sequence GTGAGCGCAGAGCCTTCGTCACCGCCGCCCAACCGGGACCGATTGCGGGAACTGCTGGACTCGGTGGTGCCCGGTGACGGTGCGGCCGGCGTCGAGGACATGGCCCGCGACTCCTATGTCTCGGAGTTCCATTTCTCCCGGGAGGTGCGCCGGCTGACCGGCGAACCGCCGGCCGCGCTGCGGCGCCGCATCATGTTGGAACGGGCGGCCTGGCGGTTGGGCCGCGGCGAGGGCGTGGCCGCCGTGGCCGCCGACGAGGGGTGGTCCTCCCCGGAGGTGTTCTCCCGGGCCTTTCGCCGCGCCTTCGGCATTCCGCCGTCGGCGATGACCGCAACGGGCCGCGGGTTCCGGTTACCTGCGCCCAACGGGCTGCACTTCCACCCGCCGCAGTCGCTGTGGATCGACGGCGAGGCGGGCGAGCAGCAGACCGCCGGGGTGACCCGACTGATGCTCGCCCACGACGTCGCCGACACCGACTACCTGCTGGACCGTGCCGCTGAACTCACCGAAGAGCAATGGGTGCAGCAACTTTCGCCGGAACAGGTGGTGCTGGAGTGGGACGGTCCGGAACCCAGCATCGCCGCCGTGCTCGGCGCGATCGTCTGGGCCAAGGAGGTCTGGCTGGCCAGCATCGAGGGCCGCGACTTCCCGCCGAGAACCCCCACCGACCCGATGGTCTCCGAGCCGCGCGCGTTGGCGGCGCATCACGGGGTCGTCAGCGCCCGGTGGTCGGCCATGGTGGTCGAGGTCACCGAGCAGGGCCGGCTGGCCGACACCGTGATCGACGCGCTGTGCGACCCGCCGGAGTCCTTTCAACTGTTCGGCATCGTCGCGCACGTGCTCACCTACTCCGCGCATCGGCGGGAACTGGCCCGGTCGATGTTCGCCCGGCTGGGCATGTCGACGAAGCGCGGTGATCCGCTGGACTGGATGAGAGGGACGGACTGA
- a CDS encoding helix-turn-helix domain-containing protein has product MSRSPIPARTRLIEAGERLFAERGIDGVSLREISREAGSRNVMALQHHFKDRDGLLNAILDKHLVRVEQRRHVLLDAAEASGEPTLPALAAALVDPWAQCLVDDDGGRRYLQIFVELVNRPRPVLPPSLGDDVGSLERWRALVDPLLTPEQRRLHRRYAAMLYVTTELARWARSANAPDLPLVSASLTDLVVAMLSAPVSAATAAALESHR; this is encoded by the coding sequence ATGTCTCGATCACCGATCCCGGCCCGGACCCGGCTCATCGAAGCCGGTGAGCGCCTGTTCGCCGAACGTGGCATCGACGGCGTCAGCCTGCGCGAGATCAGCCGCGAGGCCGGGTCGCGCAACGTAATGGCGCTGCAGCACCACTTCAAGGACCGGGACGGTCTGCTGAACGCGATCCTGGACAAACACCTCGTTCGGGTGGAACAGCGCCGGCACGTCCTGCTCGACGCGGCCGAAGCCTCGGGGGAGCCCACGCTGCCCGCGCTGGCCGCCGCGCTGGTGGACCCGTGGGCGCAGTGCCTGGTCGATGACGACGGCGGCCGCCGCTACCTGCAGATCTTCGTCGAGTTGGTGAACCGGCCGAGGCCGGTGCTGCCGCCCTCGCTGGGGGACGACGTGGGCAGCCTGGAACGTTGGCGTGCGCTGGTCGATCCGCTGCTGACGCCGGAGCAGCGGCGGTTGCACCGCCGCTACGCCGCGATGTTGTACGTCACCACCGAGCTCGCAAGGTGGGCGCGCAGCGCCAACGCCCCCGATCTGCCCCTGGTCTCGGCATCGCTGACCGACCTCGTCGTCGCCATGCTGAGCGCCCCGGTCAGCGCTGCCACGGCGGCGGCGTTGGAATCGCACCGCTGA
- a CDS encoding SDR family NAD(P)-dependent oxidoreductase, producing MTRLTKLSRSVAGQVVVVTGAASGMGAATARLLADEGAHVGLVDRDAQALTAVADELSGAGARTHPVVADVAAQGVPAAAIAEIRDRLGPVDGLVNNAGIATVTGIDDEDFDARWSAAMDINLKAYAAFVRAALPDLCRDGSGRIVNVASTEALGATPRQLPYTVSKHGVVGLTRALAVDLGPRGVTVNCICPGPINTGMTAEIPDEAKAVFARRRTALRRYGDPEEVAHATLSLLLPAASYVTGAVLAVDGGLTARNA from the coding sequence GTGACTCGCCTGACGAAGCTCAGCCGGTCGGTCGCCGGGCAGGTGGTGGTCGTCACCGGGGCAGCCAGCGGAATGGGGGCGGCCACCGCGCGCCTGCTGGCCGACGAGGGCGCCCACGTCGGGCTGGTGGACCGCGACGCGCAGGCCCTGACGGCGGTGGCCGACGAGCTGTCCGGCGCCGGGGCCCGGACGCACCCGGTGGTGGCCGACGTTGCGGCCCAAGGGGTTCCGGCCGCAGCGATCGCCGAGATCCGTGACCGACTCGGACCGGTCGACGGCCTGGTGAACAACGCCGGGATCGCCACCGTCACCGGCATCGACGACGAGGACTTCGACGCGCGGTGGAGCGCCGCCATGGACATCAACCTGAAGGCCTACGCGGCATTCGTGCGGGCGGCGCTGCCCGATCTGTGCCGCGACGGCAGCGGCCGGATCGTCAACGTGGCGTCGACCGAGGCGCTCGGGGCGACACCGCGGCAGCTGCCCTACACCGTCAGCAAGCACGGGGTGGTCGGGCTGACTCGGGCGCTCGCGGTGGATCTGGGTCCGCGCGGCGTCACGGTGAACTGCATCTGTCCGGGACCGATCAACACCGGGATGACGGCGGAGATCCCCGACGAGGCCAAGGCCGTCTTCGCGCGCCGGCGCACCGCGCTGCGTCGCTACGGCGATCCCGAGGAGGTGGCCCACGCCACTTTGTCGTTGCTGCTCCCCGCCGCGTCCTACGTCACCGGTGCGGTGCTGGCCGTCGACGGCGGGCTCACCGCGCGCAACGCCTGA
- a CDS encoding acyl-CoA dehydrogenase family protein, whose product MAWDFETDPAFQRELDWADEFVREHVEPLDLLLDDPYDKSDERAMAIVGPLQQQVKERRLWACHLGPELGGPGYGQVKLALLNEILGRSRWAPTVFGCQAPDSGNAEILAHYGTPEQRERYLTPLLEGKISSCYSMTEPHAGSDPTLFRTRAVRDGGDWVINGEKWFSSNAAVASFFIVMVVTDPEVSPYEGMSMFLVPAGTPGLEIIRDVHVGSGGAHSSHGYLRYRDVRVPADHLLGAEGGAFGVAQTRLGGGRIHHAMRTLAQVRRAFDMMCERAVSRQTRHGTLGSLQMTQERIADSWIEMEQFRLLVLRTAWLIDKHRDYRKVRKDIAAVKVAMPKVFHDVTLRAMHLHGALGVSGEMPFADMLIDSEVMALVDGPTEVHQITLAKDLLKTYTPAPGDFPTTHLPALREQARRRYAHYFDSTIGNDDPGALTGSRKAEAQ is encoded by the coding sequence ATGGCATGGGACTTCGAGACGGATCCGGCATTCCAGCGGGAATTGGACTGGGCCGACGAGTTCGTCCGCGAGCACGTCGAACCGCTGGATCTGCTGCTCGATGACCCGTACGACAAATCCGACGAGCGCGCGATGGCGATCGTCGGGCCCCTGCAGCAGCAGGTGAAGGAACGCCGGCTGTGGGCGTGTCACCTGGGCCCGGAACTCGGCGGTCCCGGGTACGGGCAGGTCAAGCTGGCGCTGCTCAACGAGATCCTCGGGCGCTCGCGCTGGGCCCCGACGGTCTTCGGCTGTCAGGCCCCGGATTCCGGCAACGCGGAGATCCTCGCCCACTACGGCACCCCCGAGCAGCGCGAGCGTTATCTGACGCCGTTGCTCGAGGGCAAGATCTCGTCGTGCTACTCGATGACCGAACCGCACGCCGGCTCCGACCCCACGCTGTTCCGTACCCGGGCCGTCCGCGACGGCGGGGATTGGGTGATCAACGGCGAGAAGTGGTTCAGCTCGAACGCCGCCGTCGCGTCGTTCTTCATCGTCATGGTCGTCACGGACCCGGAAGTCAGCCCGTACGAAGGCATGTCGATGTTCCTCGTGCCCGCCGGCACCCCGGGGCTGGAGATCATCCGGGACGTGCACGTCGGCTCGGGCGGTGCCCACAGCTCGCACGGTTACCTGCGCTACCGCGACGTTCGGGTGCCCGCCGACCACCTCCTCGGTGCGGAGGGCGGCGCGTTCGGCGTGGCGCAGACCCGCCTCGGCGGTGGTCGGATCCACCACGCCATGCGGACGTTGGCCCAGGTGCGGCGGGCCTTCGACATGATGTGCGAGCGCGCGGTGTCGCGGCAGACCCGCCACGGCACGCTCGGCAGCCTGCAGATGACTCAGGAGCGCATCGCCGACAGCTGGATCGAGATGGAGCAGTTCCGTCTGCTGGTGCTGCGCACGGCGTGGCTGATCGACAAACACCGCGACTACCGCAAGGTCCGCAAGGACATCGCGGCGGTCAAGGTCGCCATGCCCAAGGTTTTCCACGATGTGACGCTGCGCGCCATGCATCTGCACGGCGCGCTGGGGGTGTCCGGTGAGATGCCGTTCGCGGACATGCTCATCGACTCCGAGGTGATGGCACTGGTCGACGGTCCGACCGAGGTGCACCAGATCACGCTGGCCAAGGACCTGCTGAAGACCTACACCCCGGCGCCCGGCGACTTTCCCACCACGCACCTGCCCGCGCTGCGGGAACAGGCCCGCCGCCGCTACGCCCACTATTTCGACAGCACTATCGGCAACGACGACCCGGGTGCGCTGACCGGATCGCGAAAGGCCGAAGCCCAGTGA